CGATTGATTATTGATGCGCCCTGTGGCAACGGTGAAACTACTTTTGGACTGAGCCATTTAAAAAATTCAGAAGTATTTGGTTATGATATATCTGCCACTTCCATTCAAACCGCGAAACGTAATTTTAGTGCACCAAATTTGCATTTCGAAACTTGCGATATATTTTCTGTTTTTGATAAACATCCTCAAATTGATTGCTTTTGCATGATAAACAGCTTGTTTCTTTTACCCAAGCAAAATTTACTTCTGCAAAAAGTACATCAATCCCTTACTGAAAAAGGCTATTTGATATTAATCTTACCGAATATCGATGGGCCTAATTATATTCGATTTAAGAAAGGGAACCCCAACGTTAATACGTTGGAATTGAGGGAAAATGAATTCAAAACATTTTTTGCCTCCCATCATTTTAATTTAGTAAGTACCCAAGGCATTGCGTTTGTGCCGATGTATGGAAGAAAAGATGTTCGGCTATTCTCTATTTTTGCTCCCATTTATTTAAACTTTCTTAATTTTCTCTATTCATTTATACCTGCTAAAAAACCAAATTATTTCTTTCTTGCATTAAATAAGAAGGCTTAAAAATGAGTCCTAAAAAGAATCTTTTGTTCACTTTTGATTACGAGTTGTTTCTTGGCGAAAGAAGTGGCTCGGTTGCAAAGTGCATGATAGAGCCAACGAACAAACTCATTTCTATTTTTGACCGCCATAAAATTCATGCAGCTATTTTTTTTGTAGATACCACCTATTTAATTCGACTCAAAGAAATGTCAAAATCTTCCTTAGCCGCTAAAGAAGATTTTGACAACATCAGCGCTCAATTGCAGTTGTTGATACAAAAAAAGCACTATGTGTTTCCACACATTCATCCACATTGGCTGGATGCTGAGTACAACAAAGGCAGCAATAGCTGGAGTTTGAGCAATATTGCCAAATATCGCTTTCACGCCATTTCGGAAGCCGAGCGCACTTCTCTTTTTGACCAATCGATCAATATTCTGGAAGCAATAATTCAACCCATTCAACCAAATTATGCATTAGATGGCTATCGAGCCGGGGCTGGTGCATTCAGCCTTTTAGTGATTTTTATCCCCATTTTAAAAGACATCATATTAAGTATGATTTCAGTGTGTTGCCGGGCTTAAAAAATTTAAGCAGTGCCCAGTTTTATGATTTTGAAACTGCACCTCAGTTACCGCTGTATACTTTCGAAAATGAGGTAGTGGAACTTCACCCCCATGGGAGTTTCACTCAAATTCCCATTTCGGTTATTCACATTCCTAAAGCCCATCAATTGGCCAATAAATTTTTACTTAAATACTTGTGGAAAACCGGAAATCGCTCCATTGGCGATGGAAATGGTGTGGTGGCTACGTCTAATGATGAAAGCAATCCGCGGATGCTGCCACAAGGCGAAATGGTTTCTTTGGAATTACTCAATAGCATTAAACTTCCACTCTATTATAAGTATTTAAAATCAAGCAAAATCATGCATTTTATCTCCCATCCAAAAATGCTATCGAAACACAATTTAAAAAAACTGGAGCAATTCCTTATAAATGCCCGTCAACAGTATGTCTTGGAGTGCGATTTTAGAAAGATGCAAGAATAATTATTGCTGGATTTTGATTTTTACAATAAATTTTACGTTATTTGCACTCCGTTTTAAAAACAGACTAATTAAACAACAAGAAAATGTCACGTATCTGCGATTTAACAGGCAAAAAAGCTATAGTAGGAAACAAAGTTTCTTTCTCTAATAAAAAGACAAAAGAAAATTTAATCCCGAATTTGGTGGTTAAAAAATTCTTTGTTCCCGAAGATGGTTCTTGGGTTACTTTAAAAGTATCTACCTCTGCACTTCGCAACATTCACAAAAAAGGGATTTCTGCAGTGATGAAAACTGCACGTGAAAAAGGGCATTTAAGCAAATAAGCTGAGGCCATTATAACCTATTAAGCGCTGTTACTTTGTAGCAGCGCTTTTTTTTTATCCCCGCTATACTGTAAGTTTGTGTTATGGAAATAAGTTAAGGAGTTGTACATCCATTCACAGGATAAACATTTCAAAACTATTTTCAAAATTAGATTTAGCGTCAAACATAATTTTTCATCTCCACATGATTCCTTTAAAATTAAAACTAAATATAGTTTTGCTGTTGATTTTTCACTGGGCTAGCGGACAAAACAATTCTTCCAACACCGCAATAAAAGTAATTACCGATACGATACCGATTTGCTCACCAAAGAATTCCATGCCGGACGTCGAGCGGCCCTGCGTGAGGAATTACCGCCGAATGCCTTGGCTGTGTTTTTTCAAATCGGTGCGTAACCGTTCTGGCGATACCGATTTTGAGTTTCATCAAGACCCTAATTTTATTACCTCAGCGGGCACACAGAGCCAAATTCAATTCTCCTTGTTTTTTCAGAAATGCAGGAGTTGAATGGCCAAAATTTTAATGAAATCTTGTTTTTGGAAGAGCGCACCTCCTCGAAAGAATTGTGGACCGGCCGCATACTGGGAACAAGTGAAGCCAAGAAAATACTTGGAATTCAAATGATTTTAAAAAATACTGAATTTCAAAACTTTCAACTTTCGTTGGATAAATTAGAAGCTATTTATATGGCTCCTTTGCTAGCAGTGGATGCCGAAGAAGGCGCAACGATTGACTTGCTCAGTATGCAAACCGTTTCACCACCATGTTGGCCGAATCGGGTAAAAGTAATATACATAGCGGCGCACTAAATACCATTATGAGCAAATTGCGTGAAGTGAAGCAAGCCGAAGAAATAGCATTGATGCGCAAAGCCATCAACATTTCTTGCAAGGCACATCTCGAATTAATGAAAGCGTTGGACAGCGGAATGAACGAATACCAAGCACAAGCTATTTTGGAATATGTGTTTAAAAACGAAGGTGCTGAAGCGCGGATACCCTTCCATTGTGGGAAGTGGCGAAAACAGTTGCATTTTGCATTACAGCAGCAATCGTAAAAAATGAAGGAGCAAGAGCTTTTGCTTATCGATGCCGGTGCCGAATACCATGGCTATACAGCCGACATTACGCGTACCCTTCCGGTGGATGGTAGTTTTAGTGCCGATGAAAAAGCAATTTATGAGTTAGTACTTGCAGCACAGGAAGCTGGAATTGCAGCCTGTCGGGCAGGGAAACAGCTTTTATGCAACGCACGCAGCCGCTACTAAAGTTATTCAAGCTGGTCTGCATGCCCTTGGAATAACTAAAAACGAAAGCGAATACCGCAGCTACTTCATGCATGGCACCTCACATTTCTTGGGCTTGGATGCGCATGACCCAAACACACGCGCCTTGCTGCAAGCCGGCAATGTAATCACTGTAGAACCCGGAATATATCCCCGAAGGTTCACCCTGCGATAAAAAATGGTGGAACATTGGCATCCGCATCGAAGACGATATCCTAATTACCAGCGGTGATCCCGAAAATCTATCAGGTTCCCTTCCTCGCGCTGCCGCTGAAATTGAACAGTTAATGAAAGAACAGGGATTTTTTGAACAAAGGCGGTGATGTGTTGATTAGCCGATTAGCCGATTAAATATTCTGATACTATTGAAACATCTTGTCATCCTGGCGGAGTCGAAGGGGGATTAGATAGAATGTCATACTGAGCGGAGTCGAAGGGTGATTAGCCAATTAAATGCTTTGCTATATTGAAACATCTTGTCATCCTGAGCGGAGTCGAAGGATGATTAGCTGATGTGTTGATTAGCCGATTAGCTGATGTGTTGATAAGCCGATTTGCCGATTTCTTGATAGTTGATTTCTTGATTATCTGGTTTAATATTGATAGTCTGGCTGAGCGGTGTAGAAGGGGGATGCAGATTAACGAATTTTTGTATCCCCCGCTGGCGGGGGCAGGGGGTGGATTGGAACGCTGATTTTTAAGATGATTATGATTTTTCAGGATTTGCTTTTGAATAGTTAAAGCATGAGAATTTTTGAGAAAGCTGCTTCGGAAATTTTTATATCCCCCGCCGGCGGGGGCAGGGGTGGAGTTGGAACCTGATTTTTAGAAAGCTTATTATTTTGAGAAGGATTTGGTTGAATGCTGAAATTGAAGAAAGCATTATTGATGGAATTAACTATAATTTTTTATTGTTACATTTAATCTATGAAAACCCGTTTATTCCTTCTCTTTATTTGTCTCATTCCATCAGCCACCTCTAATGCTCAAAACTGGCAATGGGCAAAACGTGCAGGAAGCGTTTCTGTTGAAAACATTTCAAGTGTTTGTACAGACAATATCGGAAATGTCTATGTTTTAGGGCAGTTCAGTACAAATAATCCATGGGCTCCGTATATGTTATTCGATACTGATACGGTTTATAATATTGGTGTAAATCAAATTTTTGTCGCAAAATACTCAAGTAGTGGCTCAATCTTATGGACACGTAGCCTCGGCGGAAGTAATCCAAATCAAGGAGGTTCAAATTGTGCAAATTGCGAATATTCTTATGGCTTGAAATAGACACTTTTACTAGTTCCATCATTATAACAGGGCAACTTTGGGGGGCGCTACTTTTGAAATGTAACCTTAAACGGAATGGGTACACTTTTCGTTACCAAAATTGATTTTAGTGGAACATTCTTATGGTCAAAAACCTATGGAAATATTGGGGTCTCGGCTTCCGCTTCTGTTTCCTGTAACCTAACAGGTGATATCTATTTGTCAGGATATACTAATAATTTACTTTATATCGACAGTGTCAGTATTACTGCTGGCTTCTTTTGGGCTAAATTAGACCAAGATGGAAATGCTGTTTGGGCAAAGAATATTGGGAAAATGCAGGATCAGGAAAACTCTTTTTGCTAATAACTCAATTTACTCTCTATTTGGAACAACAAATGATACA
This portion of the Bacteroidota bacterium genome encodes:
- a CDS encoding methyltransferase domain-containing protein; the encoded protein is MKQKLIARIARIIYPQHSFSAAILRFLRNNTNPNRLIIDAPCGNGETTFGLSHLKNSEVFGYDISATSIQTAKRNFSAPNLHFETCDIFSVFDKHPQIDCFCMINSLFLLPKQNLLLQKVHQSLTEKGYLILILPNIDGPNYIRFKKGNPNVNTLELRENEFKTFFASHHFNLVSTQGIAFVPMYGRKDVRLFSIFAPIYLNFLNFLYSFIPAKKPNYFFLALNKKA
- the rpmB gene encoding 50S ribosomal protein L28, with protein sequence MSRICDLTGKKAIVGNKVSFSNKKTKENLIPNLVVKKFFVPEDGSWVTLKVSTSALRNIHKKGISAVMKTAREKGHLSK
- a CDS encoding aminopeptidase P N-terminal domain-containing protein, with product MLLVFSEMQELNGQNFNEILFLEERTSSKELWTGRILGTSEAKKILGIQMILKNTEFQNFQLSLDKLEAIYMAPLLAVDAEEGATIDLLSMQTVSPPCWPNRVKVIYIAAH
- a CDS encoding M24 family metallopeptidase, with translation MSKLREVKQAEEIALMRKAINISCKAHLELMKALDSGMNEYQAQAILEYVFKNEGAEARIPFHCGKWRKQLHFALQQQS
- a CDS encoding M24 family metallopeptidase, with product MKEQELLLIDAGAEYHGYTADITRTLPVDGSFSADEKAIYELVLAAQEAGIAACRAGKQLLCNARSRY
- a CDS encoding M24 family metallopeptidase; translated protein: MQPVGQGNSFYATHAAATKVIQAGLHALGITKNESEYRSYFMHGTSHFLGLDAHDPNTRALLQAGNVITVEPGIYPRRFTLR